A section of the Hippea sp. KM1 genome encodes:
- a CDS encoding 3-deoxy-D-manno-octulosonic acid transferase, protein MLIVYNAIFAISLILFLPFILIKSLTDKRLRYRIIDRFWPKTIKKEDYILFHVSSFGEAKTILNIKDYFEKSLNRDIVFSVFTDTAHKFLNKEHAVLSPIDLYPLYFKMFRHPPKMALFFETEIWPSYIHFLKKRGVKLVLINARMSRSTYKTFKRFRFLFGTAIRQFDLVMAKSVTDSKKFKQFNPNTIVCGNIKQFKERRTAKSNTKSQFLIDSDKPILVLASFHIEEFDLAVRITSALSDVFFIVIAPRHLEDVQDLERELKKRGIDFTKRTAKQKPKDVLILDSMGELEDVYSISKACIIGGSFNEKLKGHNPIEPLVYNNFTICGPYMESFEEELNQLKALKLIEQVSSLDEILRALRKPRDVDASPYFKNLEYILNCYIINTKNILTKN, encoded by the coding sequence GATACAGGATAATAGATAGGTTCTGGCCAAAGACCATCAAAAAAGAGGATTACATCCTGTTTCATGTCTCAAGTTTTGGTGAGGCAAAAACGATTCTAAACATCAAGGATTACTTTGAAAAAAGCCTGAACAGAGACATTGTATTCAGTGTTTTTACAGACACAGCCCACAAATTCCTAAACAAAGAACATGCCGTCCTAAGCCCGATAGACCTATATCCGCTATACTTTAAGATGTTTCGGCACCCCCCTAAGATGGCCCTGTTCTTTGAAACAGAAATATGGCCATCATACATACACTTCTTAAAAAAACGGGGGGTCAAGCTTGTTCTTATAAATGCCCGTATGTCCCGCTCCACATACAAAACATTCAAAAGATTCAGGTTTCTATTTGGCACGGCTATCCGTCAATTCGACCTGGTTATGGCCAAATCCGTAACCGATAGCAAAAAGTTTAAGCAGTTTAACCCAAACACCATCGTCTGCGGCAACATCAAACAGTTCAAAGAGAGGCGAACAGCTAAATCCAATACCAAAAGCCAATTCTTGATAGATTCGGATAAACCCATTCTGGTTCTTGCCAGCTTTCACATTGAGGAGTTTGATCTGGCAGTCAGGATAACATCAGCCTTAAGCGATGTGTTTTTTATAGTAATCGCACCCAGGCATTTGGAGGATGTTCAGGACCTTGAGAGGGAGCTTAAAAAACGGGGCATAGATTTTACCAAACGGACGGCCAAACAAAAACCCAAGGATGTGTTGATACTCGATTCAATGGGGGAGTTAGAGGATGTTTATTCAATCAGTAAGGCCTGCATAATTGGAGGGAGTTTTAATGAAAAACTAAAGGGGCACAACCCCATAGAACCGCTTGTATACAACAACTTTACCATATGCGGCCCATACATGGAAAGCTTTGAAGAGGAGCTAAACCAGCTAAAAGCCTTAAAACTAATAGAACAGGTATCCAGTTTAGATGAGATCCTAAGGGCATTAAGAAAGCCCAGGGATGTGGATGCCTCGCCATACTTCAAGAATCTGGAATATATATTGAATTGTTATATAATCAATACAAAAAATATACTTACCAAGAATTAA
- a CDS encoding DEAD/DEAH box helicase, translating to MNLSALAYRISKDRSHTLIVLKDNVEIEQFAAELEFFSRFFSSTIEVCKFFSYEIPPHSSIKPSLYAVSNRLASVYRLINARSRVVFITNINALIQPMISLDRFIDGVFEIKKGGVIDRDEMIKRLLHNHYTQTDMVYEIGEFSKRGAIVDVFCGYYDKPFRIEFFDDEIESIKLFYPENQRTYKEIEEAVVLPALEYKSEDDEFGYVLLRDNQFLMDYDFSGFASLACLDKEHIDSVYKLIGFYKDDGLFAPRERVLGFLDKFDSIGEDFSLSRLINESMPIDDKIELLKKRSSDNRIIIACGSKVRMGRVEEFLSFRGIPFKVLKDGNTGLLPGVYLHDGYLDRGVWDKKEGVAFVAFAELFGLSEASGRVRGFRKPRAVEFSPNDKVVHKKYGIALFKGLKKMEIEGKKEDFFELEFDEGDRVYVPVYNSDMLLAYHGSEGLSSLRNNRWQKNQESIKRSIKKILTELVNTYAKRQLIKRKPYDVDLLEVREFEAMFEYDETQDQLKAIDDIKRDMSRDVPMDRLICGDVSFGKTEVAARAIAICVFNFRQAVFMVPTTVLALQHFKNLKDRFRSFPVEIQILSRFSTKSERERILKGLKQGSIDILITTHAVYSKDVEFADLGLVVIDEEHRFGVKVKEHLKSKYPHADMLYLSATPIPRTLNMSLNGILDISVIKTPPLERKPIETIIAKRKSSIIRDAILRELSREGRVYFVHNSIETMDRVKSELDNLLPFAKKGIVHAKMPKKQIKSVFEQFNSGEFDILISTSIIESGLDIKSVDTIIIDDADRFGLSDLHQLRGRVGRGDRTAYAYLLYRGKLTENATKRLEYMTEFIERGSGLNLALKDMEIRGYGNILGKDQSGKIKSVGFSTYLSLIEEAIRELKNQPTKRDVEIKHTFDVYIPDEYASSQKKVEIYKRLANIKSQDELEELKNELVDRFGRFVEPVENLFLLASLKIASQEVYVKKLSISDKGVIVEFYIDADIDTDKLISLENCRFLSETSVFFPLLGKRLKTIHKNLIDIFNSIKK from the coding sequence ATGAATCTAAGCGCTCTTGCATATCGAATATCGAAGGATAGATCCCATACATTAATCGTACTTAAAGACAATGTGGAGATTGAGCAGTTTGCGGCCGAATTGGAGTTTTTTTCAAGGTTCTTTTCAAGTACGATAGAGGTGTGTAAGTTTTTCTCCTATGAGATACCACCCCATTCGTCCATAAAGCCCTCCTTATATGCCGTATCCAACAGATTGGCGTCTGTGTATAGGCTCATTAATGCAAGATCAAGGGTTGTTTTTATTACTAACATAAACGCCCTTATCCAGCCGATGATAAGCCTCGATAGGTTTATAGACGGTGTTTTTGAGATAAAAAAAGGGGGTGTTATCGATAGGGATGAGATGATAAAGAGGCTTTTGCACAACCATTACACTCAGACGGATATGGTCTATGAGATTGGAGAATTCTCAAAGAGGGGCGCCATAGTTGATGTTTTTTGTGGCTATTACGATAAGCCGTTTCGCATAGAGTTCTTTGACGATGAGATTGAAAGCATAAAGCTGTTCTATCCTGAGAATCAGAGAACCTATAAAGAAATCGAAGAGGCTGTTGTGCTGCCCGCTTTGGAATACAAATCAGAGGATGATGAGTTCGGTTATGTGCTTTTGAGGGATAATCAGTTCCTGATGGATTACGATTTTAGCGGTTTTGCCAGCCTTGCCTGTTTGGATAAGGAGCACATCGATTCTGTCTATAAGCTCATCGGTTTCTATAAGGATGATGGGCTGTTTGCACCCAGGGAGAGGGTTCTTGGCTTTCTTGATAAGTTTGATAGCATAGGGGAGGATTTCTCCTTAAGCAGGTTGATAAACGAATCCATGCCTATAGACGATAAGATAGAGCTTCTTAAGAAGAGATCCTCCGATAACAGGATCATAATCGCCTGCGGGTCTAAAGTTAGGATGGGGCGCGTTGAGGAGTTTCTCTCCTTCAGGGGCATACCGTTTAAGGTTTTAAAGGATGGCAACACGGGGCTTCTGCCTGGAGTATACCTCCATGACGGATATTTGGATAGGGGGGTGTGGGATAAAAAGGAGGGTGTGGCCTTTGTTGCCTTTGCCGAGCTGTTTGGTCTATCTGAGGCAAGCGGCAGGGTCAGGGGATTTAGAAAACCCAGGGCTGTTGAGTTTAGCCCCAACGATAAGGTGGTTCACAAGAAATACGGTATAGCCTTGTTTAAGGGCCTGAAGAAGATGGAGATAGAGGGCAAAAAGGAAGACTTCTTTGAGCTTGAGTTCGATGAGGGCGATAGGGTCTATGTGCCGGTTTATAACAGTGATATGCTGCTTGCCTATCACGGAAGCGAGGGGCTGAGCTCTTTAAGGAACAACAGGTGGCAGAAGAACCAGGAGAGCATAAAGAGGTCGATAAAGAAGATTCTGACCGAGCTTGTAAATACCTATGCAAAGAGACAGCTCATAAAGAGGAAACCATACGATGTCGATCTATTGGAGGTTAGGGAATTTGAGGCTATGTTTGAATACGATGAGACGCAGGATCAGCTTAAGGCCATAGACGACATCAAAAGGGATATGTCAAGGGATGTGCCTATGGACAGGCTTATCTGCGGCGATGTCTCCTTTGGTAAGACTGAGGTTGCGGCAAGGGCTATAGCTATATGCGTTTTCAACTTCAGGCAGGCTGTTTTTATGGTTCCAACAACGGTTCTGGCCCTTCAGCATTTTAAGAACCTAAAGGATAGATTTAGAAGCTTCCCTGTGGAGATCCAGATTCTCAGCCGTTTTAGCACCAAATCCGAAAGGGAGAGGATTCTAAAGGGTCTTAAGCAGGGGAGCATAGATATACTCATAACAACCCATGCCGTATACTCCAAGGATGTGGAGTTTGCCGATTTGGGGCTTGTTGTAATCGATGAGGAGCATAGGTTTGGTGTTAAGGTTAAGGAGCATCTGAAGTCTAAATACCCGCATGCCGATATGCTTTATTTGAGTGCCACACCCATACCCAGGACGCTTAACATGTCGCTTAACGGTATTTTGGATATAAGCGTTATAAAGACGCCGCCGCTTGAGCGAAAGCCGATAGAGACGATAATTGCAAAGAGAAAATCATCCATCATAAGGGATGCCATCTTGAGGGAGTTGTCCAGGGAGGGCAGGGTGTATTTTGTTCACAACAGTATTGAGACGATGGATAGGGTAAAATCCGAACTGGATAACCTCCTTCCGTTTGCAAAGAAGGGTATTGTCCATGCAAAGATGCCCAAGAAACAGATAAAGTCTGTATTTGAGCAGTTTAACAGCGGTGAGTTCGATATACTCATCTCGACATCGATTATAGAATCGGGTCTCGATATAAAATCCGTTGATACGATAATCATAGACGATGCCGATAGGTTTGGTCTATCGGATCTCCATCAGTTGAGGGGCAGGGTAGGCAGGGGTGATAGGACGGCCTATGCCTATCTGCTGTATAGGGGTAAGTTGACCGAGAATGCAACGAAGAGGCTTGAGTATATGACTGAGTTTATAGAGAGGGGTTCTGGCCTTAATCTGGCCTTAAAGGATATGGAGATTCGGGGATACGGCAACATATTGGGCAAGGATCAATCCGGCAAGATAAAGTCCGTTGGCTTTTCCACCTATCTATCGCTGATAGAGGAGGCTATTAGGGAGCTTAAGAATCAGCCGACTAAAAGGGATGTTGAGATAAAGCACACATTTGATGTCTATATACCCGATGAGTATGCCTCCTCTCAGAAAAAGGTCGAGATTTACAAAAGGCTTGCAAATATCAAGAGCCAGGATGAGCTGGAGGAACTTAAAAACGAACTTGTCGATAGGTTTGGCAGATTTGTTGAGCCGGTTGAAAACCTGTTTCTGCTTGCATCCTTAAAGATAGCATCCCAGGAGGTCTATGTTAAAAAGCTCTCTATCTCTGATAAGGGCGTTATAGTGGAATTTTACATTGATGCCGATATAGATACCGATAAGTTAATATCTTTAGAAAACTGCAGATTCCTATCGGAGACCTCTGTCTTTTTCCCGCTTTTGGGAAAGAGGCTTAAGACCATCCATAAAAACCTGATAGATATATTCAACTCCATAAAGAAATAG
- a CDS encoding septal ring lytic transglycosylase RlpA family protein, whose protein sequence is MIKRIVVLLVVGLVAVSCVRRGVYTGGGGYYPYKVLSSVPLGYTQEGIASWYGPNFHGRRTANGEIYNMYAHTAASKTLPFNTIVKVVNLNNGRSTVVRINDRGPFVKGRIIDLSYAAAKDIGMIGTGTAPVRLIVIGRNGRVENNPPPADRLDKITIDTTIDGGFDTYAVQLGSFRSLYNAIRYKDKLAGIIKGVYIVSRMIGGERFYRVLVGSFESRDEALRFALKYIAPLAVSYCIVKR, encoded by the coding sequence ATGATTAAAAGGATTGTTGTTCTGCTGGTTGTTGGTCTGGTTGCCGTCTCGTGCGTGCGCAGGGGCGTCTATACAGGCGGCGGTGGCTATTACCCGTATAAGGTTTTAAGCAGCGTTCCTTTGGGCTATACACAGGAGGGCATAGCCTCGTGGTATGGGCCCAACTTTCACGGCAGGCGCACCGCAAACGGTGAGATATACAACATGTATGCCCATACAGCCGCAAGCAAGACGCTGCCGTTTAATACAATCGTTAAGGTCGTAAACCTCAACAACGGCAGATCCACCGTTGTCAGGATAAACGACCGAGGGCCGTTTGTGAAGGGAAGGATTATAGACCTATCCTATGCGGCCGCTAAGGATATAGGCATGATAGGCACAGGAACAGCCCCCGTCAGGCTCATAGTAATTGGCAGAAACGGCAGGGTTGAAAACAACCCACCGCCTGCTGATAGGCTGGATAAGATAACCATAGACACCACCATAGATGGCGGTTTTGATACTTATGCCGTTCAGCTTGGCTCCTTTAGAAGCCTTTACAATGCCATCAGGTATAAGGATAAGCTTGCAGGCATCATTAAGGGTGTTTATATCGTAAGCAGGATGATTGGTGGTGAGAGGTTTTACAGGGTGTTGGTGGGCAGTTTTGAATCAAGGGATGAGGCCTTGAGGTTTGCCTTAAAATATATAGCCCCGCTGGCCGTCTCCTATTGTATTGTTAAAAGATGA
- a CDS encoding lysophospholipid acyltransferase family protein — MRPFFNFLGFALLTASYVLKHRRIDEDVVRLWVDDVLKRFNIEVICDGCLEGDRFVIMPNHSSYFDILALYRCSRVKLNWIAKKELFNIPFLGKAMRDIGVIGVDRQNEKKAAAALLRFVKGDFEGGIVIFPQGTRKNKQAFKRGGVLIAKKKNLPIYPVRIDNSGAIMPVGKLALNSGVVRVKVFERIIPSDHDEAETENIIRDLVYD; from the coding sequence ATGAGGCCTTTCTTTAACTTTTTGGGGTTTGCCCTTCTAACCGCCTCTTATGTTTTGAAGCATAGAAGGATAGATGAGGATGTTGTTAGGTTGTGGGTCGATGATGTTCTTAAAAGGTTCAATATAGAGGTGATATGCGATGGCTGTCTTGAGGGTGATAGATTTGTAATCATGCCCAACCACTCGAGCTATTTTGATATACTGGCCCTTTATAGATGCAGCAGGGTTAAGCTGAACTGGATAGCAAAGAAGGAGCTGTTTAATATACCGTTTTTGGGCAAGGCCATGAGGGACATAGGCGTTATCGGCGTTGATAGGCAGAACGAGAAGAAGGCAGCAGCAGCCCTCCTGCGCTTTGTGAAGGGGGATTTTGAGGGTGGTATTGTTATATTCCCCCAGGGGACAAGGAAGAACAAGCAGGCGTTCAAAAGAGGGGGCGTGTTGATTGCAAAGAAGAAGAACCTTCCCATATACCCTGTAAGGATAGACAACTCAGGTGCTATAATGCCCGTTGGAAAGCTGGCGCTGAATAGTGGGGTTGTCAGGGTTAAGGTGTTTGAAAGGATAATACCATCAGATCACGACGAGGCAGAGACTGAAAACATAATCAGGGATTTGGTTTATGATTAA
- a CDS encoding sensor histidine kinase → MSEDKLTNLKLMFEAVIQTSKKLEESYNQLKVKFEQLEGRLERNRKYLENILKSIDTGVCSVDSDGIIRTFNRKASSVFNLDEDGVKGKHFGEVFAIGELKDKGACQIVDYLKASKKITVNVGGEDKILNISASCVLEDETADGAVVVFSDITEMEKLKEENQKKEKLAIIGQMAASIAHDIKNPLASIELLVPLLDDGSKKDIVDNIMMSIKRINNIINNTLLFTKTINYAPENIKSLDFSQEVELEIYPRIKGSGVVFEKDVEAFDFVSDRNLLKSIAVNILTNAIEAARGRVVFGLKRTDEGVVLSVRDDGEGIDDVDKIFEPFYTNKKNGTGLGLAIVKQAVEILNGRIEIDTSINGSVFRVII, encoded by the coding sequence GTGAGTGAGGATAAGCTTACCAATCTGAAGTTGATGTTTGAGGCTGTTATACAGACAAGCAAGAAGTTGGAGGAGTCTTACAATCAGCTGAAGGTAAAGTTTGAGCAACTTGAGGGACGCCTTGAAAGAAACAGGAAATACCTTGAGAATATACTCAAAAGCATAGATACGGGTGTTTGCTCGGTTGATTCAGACGGTATTATAAGGACATTCAACAGGAAGGCATCATCTGTATTCAATTTGGATGAGGATGGGGTAAAGGGCAAGCATTTTGGAGAAGTATTTGCTATTGGTGAGCTTAAGGATAAGGGGGCCTGTCAGATTGTTGACTATCTAAAGGCCTCCAAGAAGATTACCGTTAATGTTGGTGGGGAGGATAAGATTCTAAACATATCTGCCTCGTGCGTCTTGGAGGATGAGACGGCAGACGGTGCCGTTGTGGTGTTTAGCGATATAACCGAGATGGAGAAACTCAAAGAGGAGAATCAGAAAAAGGAGAAGCTGGCCATTATTGGACAGATGGCTGCATCCATCGCCCACGACATAAAAAATCCCCTTGCCAGCATAGAGTTGCTTGTGCCGCTTCTGGATGATGGCAGCAAGAAGGATATAGTCGATAATATCATGATGAGCATAAAGAGGATCAACAACATCATAAACAACACGCTTCTGTTTACAAAAACCATAAATTACGCCCCTGAGAATATAAAGAGTTTGGATTTTTCCCAGGAGGTTGAGCTTGAGATATACCCCAGGATAAAGGGCAGCGGTGTTGTGTTTGAAAAGGATGTTGAGGCGTTTGACTTTGTTAGTGATAGGAACCTTTTGAAGAGTATCGCTGTGAATATACTGACAAACGCCATAGAGGCCGCAAGGGGCAGGGTCGTTTTTGGTCTTAAAAGGACGGACGAGGGTGTTGTGCTGAGTGTAAGGGATGATGGTGAGGGCATAGACGATGTGGATAAGATATTTGAGCCCTTTTATACAAACAAGAAAAACGGCACGGGATTGGGCCTTGCCATAGTTAAGCAGGCCGTTGAGATACTAAACGGCAGGATAGAGATAGACACATCCATCAACGGGAGCGTGTTTAGGGTTATTATATGA
- a CDS encoding tetratricopeptide repeat protein, whose product MPQDAYLYVKGRYFVAFFAGKRVKKEFIAQNLKDAYFKSFYIENNDNSSQIVIECNKGYQPDFEKQGDVVIVKPSLQMAKHKAEPLKGVPQELIAIPFYTSQNTFSPTQKFKQTYDEMLFFSGIRAFYIKNYRLAAAFFREIIKKYPSSNFFINAYFLLGDCYKNLKQYDMAIKTYESAIKFAPKNSAVAQTLFSMADIYIKRKMYMSARNIYKRIMKDYADTEWYYKAEFMLGYSYYTENRCRNALKVFLNVDKKSKFYPVCMLISAECFFRQKDYAKAVLAYYYMSKKLESINPEKFYVELGDVGIALCEYEDYKEANRVFSYAEQTHKEEIIEHIYIDRMRCDLKKGDFDDLNYRGKYILKFSKDAKLKAKARKLMDEGKLKKGDVDKKTIDEIMAKYKNDPEVVSLALYVYAKKNYRQKDYSKALEYMAKLKKLYSDSKYNKLAIPMAADSINKLLDRFYKMPSMDTIDRIYAYARLLKPDGADYCRLSWALVFTHRVGYVSKFMYDIKDELCKNTVIAKYYVEVGNNLKASDVLNGIPQQKPYIDYINMIFGDINYFNGDYNKAYDFYNRAIKNLSDGLMKDYLRLRLARVLYQLNRFEDAEGVLSQIRVRIYSDYVVYLKGLCEYKLKHYKNAIEILSNVENNLRFKEKVLFYKALSYLKMGDKKKAKEAYRKLYRTYPNSEYVKILKALLL is encoded by the coding sequence GTGCCGCAGGATGCCTATCTCTATGTGAAGGGTAGGTATTTTGTGGCCTTTTTTGCTGGCAAGCGGGTCAAGAAGGAGTTTATAGCCCAAAATTTAAAGGATGCTTACTTTAAGAGCTTTTACATAGAGAACAACGACAACTCCTCGCAGATTGTAATTGAGTGCAACAAAGGGTATCAGCCCGATTTTGAAAAGCAGGGCGATGTGGTTATTGTAAAACCCTCCCTGCAGATGGCCAAGCATAAGGCTGAACCCCTTAAGGGTGTGCCCCAAGAGCTTATTGCCATACCGTTTTACACATCTCAAAATACATTCTCGCCAACCCAGAAGTTTAAACAAACATACGATGAGATGCTCTTTTTTAGCGGTATAAGGGCGTTTTACATAAAGAATTACAGGCTTGCTGCTGCTTTTTTTAGGGAGATTATAAAGAAATACCCCTCAAGCAACTTCTTTATAAACGCCTATTTCTTGTTGGGTGATTGCTATAAAAATCTAAAGCAGTATGATATGGCCATCAAGACATACGAGTCTGCTATCAAGTTTGCTCCCAAAAACTCTGCGGTTGCCCAGACGCTGTTTTCTATGGCCGACATATACATAAAGAGGAAGATGTATATGTCTGCAAGGAACATCTATAAACGCATAATGAAGGACTATGCCGATACAGAGTGGTATTACAAGGCCGAGTTCATGTTGGGCTATAGCTATTACACAGAGAACAGGTGCAGGAACGCTTTAAAGGTTTTCTTAAATGTGGATAAGAAGAGTAAGTTTTATCCCGTTTGTATGCTTATATCGGCTGAGTGTTTCTTCAGACAAAAAGACTATGCCAAAGCCGTTTTAGCCTATTATTACATGTCGAAGAAGCTGGAGAGTATAAATCCTGAGAAGTTCTATGTTGAGTTGGGCGATGTGGGTATTGCCCTGTGTGAGTATGAGGATTACAAGGAGGCCAATAGGGTCTTTTCTTATGCCGAACAGACCCATAAGGAGGAGATAATAGAGCATATCTATATAGACAGGATGAGGTGCGATCTGAAGAAGGGCGACTTTGATGATCTGAATTACAGGGGTAAATATATCCTGAAGTTCTCAAAAGACGCCAAGCTGAAGGCTAAAGCCAGAAAGTTGATGGATGAGGGCAAGCTTAAAAAGGGCGATGTGGATAAAAAGACCATAGACGAGATTATGGCCAAATACAAAAACGACCCAGAGGTGGTCTCTTTGGCGTTGTATGTGTATGCCAAGAAGAATTACAGGCAGAAGGATTACTCCAAGGCCTTGGAATACATGGCAAAGCTAAAGAAGCTTTACAGTGATAGCAAATACAACAAACTCGCTATACCGATGGCGGCAGATAGCATAAATAAGCTGTTGGATAGGTTCTATAAGATGCCGTCTATGGATACCATAGACAGGATTTATGCATACGCACGGCTGCTTAAACCGGATGGAGCAGATTACTGCAGGCTCAGCTGGGCTTTGGTGTTTACACATAGGGTTGGCTATGTGTCTAAGTTTATGTATGACATCAAGGATGAGCTGTGCAAAAACACGGTGATAGCCAAATACTATGTTGAGGTGGGCAACAACCTGAAGGCCTCGGATGTCCTAAACGGTATACCGCAGCAGAAGCCGTATATCGATTACATCAATATGATATTTGGCGATATCAATTACTTCAACGGCGATTACAACAAGGCGTATGATTTTTACAACAGGGCCATCAAGAATCTCTCTGATGGTTTGATGAAGGATTATCTAAGGCTCAGGCTTGCCAGGGTTTTGTATCAACTCAACAGATTTGAAGATGCAGAAGGTGTGTTGTCTCAGATAAGGGTCAGGATATATTCCGATTATGTTGTGTATCTAAAAGGGTTGTGTGAGTATAAGCTAAAGCATTACAAAAACGCCATAGAGATACTCAGTAATGTGGAGAATAACCTGAGATTCAAGGAGAAGGTTCTCTTCTATAAGGCCTTAAGCTATCTGAAGATGGGGGACAAGAAGAAGGCCAAAGAGGCCTACAGGAAACTCTATAGAACCTATCCCAATAGTGAATATGTGAAGATACTAAAGGCGTTGTTGCTGTGA
- the glyA gene encoding serine hydroxymethyltransferase, which translates to MSVLKDFDPEVYKAIEDEKKRQMYGLELIASENLVSEAVLEAQGSIMTNKYAEGYPHKRYYGGCEYVDVVEELAIDRAKELFGAEHVNVQPHSGSQANMAVYLATLQPGDRLLGMDLTNGGHLTHGSRVNFSGKLFISFGYGVNPETGLIDYDEIAAIADEFKPRLIVCGASAYPRTIDFKKFREIADSVGAYLMADIAHIAGLVAAGIHPSPIPYCEFVTTTTHKTLRGPRGGMIMTKEFFAKPIDKMVFPGMQGGPLMHVIAAKAVCFKEALTDEFKEYQKQVVKNAKTLARVLMDNGFKLVSGGTDNHLMLVDLTDKNITGKEAEEALGKVGITVNKNTVPGETKSPFVTSGIRIGTPAVTTRGMKEKEMEKIGEFITETLNNLGDEKKYAQIRKEVEKLCEEFMFYSV; encoded by the coding sequence ATGAGTGTTTTGAAGGATTTTGATCCCGAAGTTTATAAGGCTATAGAGGATGAGAAGAAGAGGCAGATGTATGGCCTTGAGCTTATCGCCAGCGAGAATCTGGTATCTGAGGCTGTGCTTGAGGCTCAAGGTTCGATCATGACAAACAAATACGCTGAGGGTTATCCCCATAAGAGGTATTACGGCGGTTGTGAGTATGTTGATGTTGTGGAGGAGCTTGCAATCGATAGGGCTAAAGAGCTCTTTGGTGCGGAGCATGTGAATGTTCAACCGCACTCAGGTTCTCAGGCCAATATGGCTGTCTATCTTGCAACCCTTCAGCCCGGCGATAGATTGCTTGGTATGGATTTAACAAACGGCGGACATCTGACCCACGGCTCGAGGGTTAATTTCTCAGGCAAGCTATTTATAAGCTTTGGATACGGTGTAAACCCCGAGACGGGCTTGATCGATTACGATGAGATTGCTGCCATTGCAGATGAGTTTAAACCAAGACTGATTGTATGCGGTGCAAGCGCCTATCCAAGGACAATAGACTTTAAGAAGTTCAGGGAGATTGCAGATAGCGTGGGTGCTTATCTGATGGCAGACATTGCCCATATTGCAGGGCTTGTTGCTGCAGGAATACATCCAAGCCCAATTCCCTATTGCGAATTTGTCACCACCACAACGCATAAGACCTTGAGGGGTCCGCGTGGTGGTATGATTATGACAAAGGAGTTCTTTGCAAAACCGATAGATAAGATGGTCTTTCCGGGCATGCAGGGTGGGCCTTTGATGCATGTTATTGCGGCCAAGGCCGTCTGTTTTAAAGAGGCCTTGACCGATGAGTTTAAGGAGTATCAGAAACAGGTGGTAAAAAACGCCAAAACGCTCGCCAGGGTGTTGATGGACAACGGCTTTAAATTGGTTAGCGGCGGAACGGACAACCATCTGATGCTTGTGGATCTGACCGATAAGAATATAACAGGCAAAGAGGCTGAGGAGGCTTTGGGCAAGGTCGGCATAACGGTCAACAAGAACACCGTGCCGGGTGAGACCAAAAGCCCGTTCGTTACAAGCGGTATAAGAATAGGAACGCCTGCTGTTACCACCCGTGGTATGAAAGAGAAGGAGATGGAAAAGATTGGTGAGTTTATTACAGAGACGCTGAACAACCTGGGCGATGAGAAGAAGTATGCCCAAATCAGAAAAGAGGTGGAAAAGCTCTGCGAAGAGTTTATGTTTTACTCTGTCTGA
- the rpiB gene encoding ribose 5-phosphate isomerase B: MVVIGSDHGGFELKERIKDFLRELGEEVEDVGVFSEESCDYPDIAKEVAIRVAQNGSKGILICGTGIGMSIAANKIKGVRCALCHDAYTAEFARRHNNANILAFGGRTTGVEIAKQMVKIFLSTEFDGGRHQRRINKISDLEAL, from the coding sequence GTGGTTGTAATAGGTTCTGACCACGGCGGATTTGAGTTGAAGGAAAGGATAAAGGACTTCTTGAGGGAGTTGGGTGAAGAGGTTGAGGATGTCGGCGTTTTCTCTGAAGAATCGTGCGACTATCCGGATATAGCAAAAGAGGTGGCCATTAGGGTTGCACAAAATGGCTCTAAGGGTATACTAATCTGTGGAACGGGAATCGGTATGAGCATAGCAGCCAATAAGATCAAGGGTGTTAGGTGCGCCTTATGCCATGATGCATACACTGCTGAGTTTGCCCGCAGGCATAATAACGCCAACATCCTGGCATTTGGCGGCAGGACGACGGGTGTTGAGATTGCAAAGCAGATGGTTAAGATATTCTTGAGTACCGAGTTCGATGGTGGGAGGCACCAGCGCAGAATAAACAAAATCTCTGATTTGGAGGCGTTATGA